From a single Dysidea avara chromosome 14, odDysAvar1.4, whole genome shotgun sequence genomic region:
- the LOC136244741 gene encoding cytoplasmic dynein 2 intermediate chain 2-like encodes MFQDNESDLSVFWDSNWKTSTVKNYASTQTSEILTNEAETQSHHLQDFACQCAIQKEAAVVHVDEKEVPGLCEFLQRVEPKITACLKENLTSHAFDGYEVLWEDQCDSAHCIYTLTDPGTDGLQCTDVSWSSSGAMLVASYGRHDHENWCTHKGLVCMWNLSSGKLTADKADSAVDVDNCVMCVACYPSEAGVIAGGTFSGEVKVWHFAGNSKWVVVSSSAEVNAHKEPVTSIRWLSSSQPVADNNQLVSLASDGCVILWKIDLQAKKVEIVRQFTLHVPGKRVLTDITGSYGGTCLTFPYQDNNTFVAGCETGSLFKCSLHVSGEKTLTQSPVTFSFQPHNGPVYDVQCSPYHRNLFLSCGTNSTCQLYSLIESQPLLSLTPSYGYLFSASWSPSRPCVFAVGSQQGYVLVYDLAENMVNPVIKLASDNKKLAAVYCVKFNRSRPHILASGDEHGIVRVWHVSSKLALQQTNELEVVNTIAEP; translated from the coding sequence ATGTTTCAAGACAATGAATCAGATCTATCTGTGTTTTGGGACTCAAATTGGAAGACTAGTACAGTAAAGAATTATGCTTCTACGCAAACAAGCGAGATTCTGACCAACGAGGCGGAAACTCAGTCCCACCATCTCCAAGATTTCGCGTGTCAATGCGCCATACAGAAAGAAGCCGCAGTAGTTCACGTGGATGAGAAAGAAGTCCCAGGACTGTGCGAGTTTCTTCAAAGGGTGGAGCCCAAGATAACAGCATGCCTAAAAGAGAATCTAACTAGTCACGCTTTTGATGGTTACGAAGTATTGTGGGAGGACCAGTGTGACAGTGCCCACTGCATCTACACTCTTACTGACCCTGGAACTGATGGACTACAGTGTACTGATGTATCATGGAGTTCTAGTGGGGCAATGCTTGTGGCCTCTTATGGTCGGCATGATCATGAGAACTGGTGCACCCACAAGGGACTGGTATGTATGTGGAACTTGTCTAGTGGTAAGCTGACTGCAGACAAAGCTGATAGTGCCGTAGACGTGGACAACTGTGTCATGTGTGTAGCCTGCTACCCTAGTGAGGCAGGTGTTATTGCTGGTGGTACGTTTTCAGGTGAAGTGAAAGTGTGGCATTTTGCTGGTAATTCTAAATGGGTCGTTGTTAGTTCATCAGCTGAAGTGAATGCTCACAAAGAGCCTGTTACAAGTATTAGATGGTTGTCATCATCCCAGCCAGTAGCAGATAACAATCAGTTGGTTAGTCTCGCAAGCGATGGCTGTGTCATACTCTGGAAGATAGACCTCCAAGCTAAGAAAGTTGAAATAGTAAGGCAATTCACTTTGCATGTTCCTGGTAAGAGAGTGTTAACAGATATCACTGGAAGCTATGGTGGTACTTGCTTGACATTTCCTTACCAAGATAACAACACATTTGTTGCTGGATGTGAAACAGGATCATTGTTTAAATGTTCTCTACATGTAAGCGGTGAAAAAACATTGACACAGTCTCCAGTAACGTTTTCCTTTCAGCCACATAATGGTCCAGTGTATGATGTTCAGTGTTCTCCATACCACAGAAACCTCTTCCTATCATGTGGCACAAACTCAACTTGCCAGTTGTACTCATTGATAGAGTCTCAGCCTCTGCTATCACTTACACCATCTTATGGTTACTTGTTCTCAGCCAGTTGGTCTCCCAGTAGACCATGTGTATTTGCTGTCGGCAGCCAGCAGGGTTATGTTCTTGTTTATGACTTGGCAGAAAACATGGTCAATCCAGTGATCAAACTAGCCAGTGATAACAAGAAACTTGCTGCAGTTTACTGTGTTAAGTTTAATCGTAGCAGGCCACATATACTGGCTTCAGGTGATGAGCATGGTATAGTGCGTGTATGGCATGTAAGCAGCAAGTTAGCTCTCCAACAAACTAATGAACTAGAAGTGGTGAATACCATTGCAGAACCTTAG
- the LOC136244739 gene encoding uncharacterized protein, whose translation MDSALDSEKVTKDNQLMYSLGYKWPIGACCLIGNKGVNTEQPLYSTRNDVDDLAAVFEHVGVKVLVREHFLEMRTEDVISILNRLKNLDQYSCFIFYYTGHGKNCGIHLDGGHTFRFKRIVDFIMSISGLLGKPKVFLFDCCRVYTDDAIKRDKCCKTEAYRDCVIGYACSSGEEAFISDDPFAKNHSIFTKALCTTLLTHHRHWPLVSVLIQASRLTQKSIENFSTQTPQVIVQLQKQLFLCSDHYVEKERILSHLTNGTNSDLCRDGPPVRRKQFKTKQDVTGNLGSLGQWLKVFICYVPSTTNDGVRKLEHRVYTFARHLITYGFDVKVDLLESFTVGFDWISWTDHEMSQADWIILVCSRSSFELLHHPSGPKEIDISSQPVQKSDILDTAVNNEVSKNFCFSGKILYNRLVNDNGLKILPVVLREKDNHLEYVLPALRDPRNILCIFEDRPFDYDRQDGHFELLVCRLAGINRTSIDQAASENTKQFVQLPSIIPHGNDSTSYSLDQQVAQETAHSSNGISTHRHVGGAHQFPSPQYYRQHGSNQHVVHQPSLYSQTQYVSSEHYDPNVYPMQVPNFYPPSPSYGQPQHHSVSGSHTGSYYAAHQLYNPHQYALHPSSSMYNSSHASPAPLNVKGVGNRATGNLPMNKIPVDSSILLDLSQDIKEWRFLGRYLDLDENVLEEIDQYTRPNKMRDKALKVLKEWVGSAPEPTWQTLGEVLMESENMLLYEKLRELLNLNKV comes from the exons ATGGACTCTGCCTTAGATTCTGAAAAAGTGACCAAAGATAACCAGTTAATGTACTCACTTGGCTACAAATGGCCAATTGGCGCTTGTTGCCTGATCGGTAATAAAGGTGTCAACACTGAACAGCCGCTGTACTCGACAAGAAATGATGTAGATGATCTCGCCGCTGTTTTTGAGCATGTGGGAGTGAAAGTTCTTGTACGAGAACATTTTTTAGAAATGAGAACTGAAGACGTTATCTCTATTTTGAACCGGCTGAAAAATTTGGACCAGTATTCATGCTTTATCTTTTACTACACGGGACACGGAAAAAATTGCGGAATTCACCTTGATGGAGGACACACGTTCAGATTTAAGAGAATTGTGGACTTTATCATGTCTATTTCTGGTTTGCTAGGAAAACCGAAGGTGttcttgtttgattgttgtaGGGTTTACACTGATGATGCCATCAAACGTGATAAGTGTTGTAAAACTGAAGCATACCGAGACTGTGTTATAGGGTACGCCTGTAGTAGTGGAGAGGAGGCCTTCATTTCTGATGATCCTTTTGCTAAGAATCATAGTATATTTACCAAGGCTTTGTGTACAACATTGTTGACTCATCATCGTCATTGGCCATTGGTTTCAGTATTGATACAGGCCAGTCGCCTGACACAAAAATCCATTGAAAATTTTTCTACACAAACCCCTCAAGTGATAGTACAATTACAGAAACAGCTCTTCCTGTGCT CTGATCACTATGTAGAGAAGGAAAGGATACTTTCTCACTTGACTAATG GAACCAATTCAGATCTCTGTCGGGATGGTCCACCTGTTAGAAGAAAACAGTTCAAAACAAAGCAAGATGTTACAGGTAATCTTGGATCGCTAGGCCAATGGCTTAAAGTGTTCATTTGCTATGTCCCATCAACAACTAATGATGGAGTTCGAAAGCTGGAGCACCGTGTTTATACATTTGCAAGGCACTTGATCACTTACGGGTTTGATGTGAAGGTTGATTTATTGGAAAGTTTTACTGTTGGTTTTGACTGGATATCATGGACTGATCATGAAATGTCACAAGCTGACTGGATAATTCTTGTTTGCTCGAGGTCTTCATTTGAGTTACTTCATCACCCCAGTGGACCAAAGGAAATTGATATCTCATCACAGCCTGTCCAGAAATCTGATATTCTAGATACTGCTGTAAATAATGAAGTATCAAAAAATTTTTGTTTTTCAGGGAAAATATTGTACAATAGGCTTGTGAATGATAATGGTCTAAAAATCTTGCCAGTTGTTTTGCGAGAAAAAGACAATCATCTTGAATATGTACTGCCAGCATTGAGGGATCCCAGAAATATTCTTTGCATATTTGAGGACAGACCGTTTGATTATGATCGACAAGATGGCCACTTTGAATTACTAGTTTGTCGATTAGCAGGGATAAATAGAACATCTATTGATCAAGCTGCCAGTGAAAACACTAAACAGTTTGTTCAGCTGCCTTCAATAATACCACACG GTAATGACAGTACTTCATATTCACTTGATCAACAAGTGGCACAAGAGACAGCTCACAGTTCTAATGGTATCAGCACACATCGACATGTGGGAGGCGCTCATCAGTTTCCTTCACCACAATACTATCGACAACATGGTAGTAATCAGCATGTAGTTCATCAGCCTTCATTGTATAGCCAAACACAGTATGTCTCTAGTGAACACTATGATCCTAATGTATATCCTATGCAAGTACCTAATTTTTATCCACCATCACCATCATATGGACAACCTCAGCATCACAGTGTATCAGGCAGTCACACAGGTAGCTATTATGCTGCACATCAGCTTTATAATCCTCATCAGTATGCACTTCATCCCAGCAGTAGTATGTACAATAGTAGTCATGCTTCACCTGCACCCCTTAACGTCAAAGGTGTTGGAAATAGAGCCACGGGTAATCTTCCAATGAACAAAATACCAGTTGATAGTTCGATTTTGTTGGATCTGTCACAAGATATCAAAGAGTGGAGATTTCTTGGAAGATACTTGGACCTGGATGAAAATGTGCTTGAAGAAATCGATCAGTACACTAGACCTAACAAAATGAGGGATAAAGCGTTAAAGGTATTAAAGGAGTGGGTAGGCAGTGCTCCTGAGCCAACATGGCAGACTCTCGGTGAGGTTTTAATGGAATCAGAAAACATGCTACTATATGAAAAATTGCGTGAGCTTTTGAATTTGAATAAAGTTTGA